From Streptomyces sp. NBC_01460, a single genomic window includes:
- a CDS encoding DUF6309 family protein: protein MKILEAVSYDALMHRFAQEHPYDPSDEANSNDEAAGHLYDAQRALGGRWHRVLLEGPEVLDVVLPWHLGEDGDVELIPPTGLTVAAAAARLAALDATYTHSNPLCAFKLTRQTRAPARPLYLSTRAMPTRDYAALTVREGLVHLDGLHRMLAWHRSGLLAPGRWVEAYVAGLTGAALAAADEGHGTRHEEDGLHVDPGR from the coding sequence ATGAAGATCCTGGAGGCCGTCAGCTACGACGCGCTCATGCATCGCTTCGCCCAGGAGCACCCCTACGACCCTTCCGACGAAGCCAACTCGAACGACGAGGCCGCCGGGCACCTGTACGACGCGCAACGCGCCCTCGGTGGACGATGGCACCGGGTCCTGCTGGAGGGACCAGAGGTGCTCGATGTCGTCCTGCCGTGGCACCTGGGCGAGGACGGCGACGTCGAGCTGATTCCGCCGACCGGCCTCACCGTGGCCGCCGCGGCGGCCCGGCTCGCAGCGCTCGACGCCACGTACACACACAGCAATCCGCTCTGCGCGTTCAAGCTGACGCGCCAGACGCGGGCCCCCGCCCGGCCGCTGTACCTGAGTACCAGGGCGATGCCGACACGGGACTACGCGGCGCTGACCGTCCGTGAGGGCCTGGTCCATCTCGACGGCCTGCACCGGATGCTGGCCTGGCACCGCAGCGGCCTGCTGGCCCCGGGCCGCTGGGTGGAGGCGTACGTCGCGGGCCTGACCGGCGCGGCGCTAGCCGCGGCCGACGAGGGGCATGGAACTCGGCATGAGGAGGACGGACTGCATGTTGACCCCGGCCGGTAG
- a CDS encoding SDR family oxidoreductase, translating to MGRKTAVVTGAGSGVGRACALGLLADGWTVVLTGRRPTVLEETAGLAPADDRERAVAIRADITEPAEVDALFAEVADRFGRLDLLFNNAADTMPYTPTEEVSAADWHRVMDSIATGTFLCSQAAFRMMRLQTPRGGRIINNGAPSAQAPRPDSIAFTAAKHAVAGLTRSLSLDGRRYDISCGQIDIGNVTPQDRPQPEVRQADGSFRVEPTMDMRHVVETVRAMAALPAGVNMQSVLLMPSSMPLVGRG from the coding sequence ATGGGGAGAAAGACGGCTGTGGTCACCGGGGCGGGCAGCGGAGTGGGGAGGGCCTGCGCACTGGGACTGCTCGCCGACGGCTGGACGGTCGTGCTGACCGGTCGGCGTCCGACGGTGCTGGAGGAAACGGCCGGGCTCGCACCCGCCGACGACCGCGAGCGTGCCGTGGCGATACGGGCGGACATCACCGAGCCTGCCGAGGTCGACGCGTTGTTCGCCGAGGTGGCCGACCGGTTCGGCCGGCTGGACCTGCTGTTCAACAACGCCGCCGACACCATGCCGTACACGCCCACCGAGGAGGTGAGCGCCGCTGACTGGCACCGAGTCATGGACTCCATCGCCACCGGCACCTTCCTCTGCTCGCAGGCCGCTTTCCGCATGATGAGGCTCCAGACACCGCGGGGCGGCCGGATCATCAACAACGGAGCGCCGTCGGCCCAGGCCCCACGCCCGGACTCGATCGCCTTCACCGCGGCCAAGCACGCCGTGGCGGGACTGACCCGCTCGCTCTCGCTGGACGGGCGCCGCTACGACATCTCCTGCGGCCAGATCGACATCGGCAACGTCACCCCGCAGGACCGGCCGCAGCCCGAGGTGCGCCAGGCGGACGGCTCCTTCCGCGTCGAGCCGACGATGGACATGCGCCACGTCGTCGAGACCGTCCGCGCCATGGCCGCGCTACCGGCCGGGGTCAACATGCAGTCCGTCCTCCTCATGCCGAGTTCCATGCCCCTCGTCGGCCGCGGCTAG
- a CDS encoding phytanoyl-CoA dioxygenase family protein, producing the protein MGLDMQVKSFPELGFLVLPGFLPATLVDRLLPEVDRWVDTGLRQLSIDACSLREGATPPRVELEMAAHAELTVYAPLLELLQDEDLLGPSFVFHHLHSDRRPPGGAGKSWHHDYEQHPQRDRALPMVHVLHYLGGLRPGMGSLAVLPGSHHRVAEKDEMSALGTARQPGEETIDELPRGSTVLLHSALFHTRRAAAGPAGGEPRYMVDASYCRTGAPWPPVKPYWRAVLAVGRGLEPTRERWPELFSDRHFSPYAPRSRRPSS; encoded by the coding sequence ATGGGCCTCGACATGCAGGTGAAGAGCTTCCCCGAGCTCGGATTCCTCGTACTGCCTGGATTCCTCCCTGCCACTCTGGTCGATCGCCTCCTGCCCGAAGTGGACCGATGGGTCGACACCGGCCTGAGACAGTTATCCATCGACGCCTGTTCCTTACGGGAGGGCGCTACTCCGCCGAGAGTCGAACTGGAGATGGCGGCGCACGCGGAACTCACCGTGTACGCCCCGCTCCTCGAACTTCTGCAGGACGAGGACCTGCTGGGGCCCTCCTTCGTCTTCCACCATCTGCACAGCGACCGCCGACCGCCCGGCGGGGCCGGCAAGAGCTGGCACCACGACTACGAACAGCACCCGCAGCGGGACCGCGCCCTGCCGATGGTCCACGTGCTGCACTACCTCGGCGGACTCCGGCCCGGCATGGGCTCATTGGCCGTGCTGCCGGGATCCCACCACCGGGTCGCGGAGAAGGACGAGATGAGCGCCCTGGGGACTGCACGGCAGCCCGGGGAGGAGACGATCGACGAACTGCCCCGTGGCTCGACCGTGCTCCTGCACTCGGCGCTCTTCCACACCCGCCGTGCGGCCGCCGGCCCCGCCGGCGGAGAACCCCGGTACATGGTCGACGCCTCGTACTGCCGCACCGGCGCGCCGTGGCCGCCCGTCAAGCCCTACTGGCGCGCCGTCCTGGCCGTGGGACGCGGGCTGGAACCAACGCGGGAGCGGTGGCCCGAACTCTTCTCCGACAGGCACTTCAGCCCGTACGCCCCCCGCTCCCGCAGGCCGTCGTCATGA
- a CDS encoding helix-turn-helix domain-containing protein: MEDHTATGIGARPTPLLRQYVNEYVGFDLRGLPTGVHCGPPSRALTAVISLSDPLEVAAGVGDGSPVTRFDSVAGGLMCRSVAIHHDGRQQGVQLSLTPLGARAVYGMPAAELAHRLVPLDELLGALAVELVDRLRSATIWAARFAVLDELLLRAVGRGACGDHVRPVRSEVAEAWRRLVAARGCAQVGAVAVGLSPKTFARVLRFEHAHELAAARHPLPWGDVAAVSGYADQAHLVRDWREFTGRSPTAWRRSEVLLGAG; encoded by the coding sequence ATGGAGGACCACACGGCCACCGGGATCGGTGCACGTCCGACGCCCCTCTTGCGGCAGTACGTCAACGAGTATGTCGGCTTCGACCTCCGCGGGCTCCCGACGGGGGTGCACTGCGGCCCGCCGAGCCGCGCGCTCACTGCGGTGATCAGCCTGTCAGATCCTTTGGAGGTGGCGGCGGGCGTTGGCGACGGGTCACCGGTCACCCGATTCGACAGCGTGGCCGGCGGTCTGATGTGCCGGTCCGTCGCGATTCACCACGACGGACGCCAGCAAGGTGTTCAGCTATCGCTGACACCGCTCGGGGCCCGGGCCGTCTACGGCATGCCCGCCGCCGAGCTCGCGCACCGACTGGTCCCACTCGACGAGCTTCTCGGAGCGCTTGCCGTCGAGCTGGTCGACCGGCTCCGATCGGCGACGATCTGGGCGGCGCGGTTCGCCGTGCTGGACGAATTGCTCCTCCGAGCTGTCGGCCGTGGCGCCTGCGGCGACCACGTGCGCCCGGTGCGGTCCGAGGTAGCCGAAGCGTGGCGCCGCCTCGTCGCCGCGCGGGGTTGCGCCCAGGTCGGTGCGGTCGCTGTGGGCCTGTCGCCGAAGACCTTCGCCCGAGTCCTGCGCTTCGAGCACGCGCACGAGCTGGCGGCGGCGCGGCACCCGCTCCCGTGGGGCGATGTGGCAGCCGTCTCCGGCTACGCCGACCAGGCCCATCTCGTCCGGGACTGGCGCGAGTTCACGGGCCGGTCGCCGACGGCCTGGCGTCGCAGCGAAGTCCTCCTCGGAGCCGGGTAG
- a CDS encoding DUF1996 domain-containing protein → MRSSPKRLPALLLGTALVASALGIGTIASAAGTDQGTSSAVVAANAHSGHVMAASTQASGDDADGDGYIPAVPQVTGVTPSTATPPPAYHHEFQAGCAVTHTATDDPIVYPGQFGKSHDHTFMGNTSTNAASTTGSLYGGNTTCKAPADASAYWMPSLYKGDQKILPVGPQVIYYKSGVTDYRSVRPFPKGLRYVVGNPMQSAQEFRSHKGFVEGWECGDSFFNTDIPASCPSRPDVQLNLRMQAPSCWDGKYLDTPNHQSHMSYPVVKPGTNDNMCPTSHPVALPMIEFKMAWPVNGDMSQVRLASGRGYSFHYDFFNAWEERTLKALVDHCIVGGLQCDTRGFDLYRPERGTVLNEDHRLP, encoded by the coding sequence TTGAGATCGAGTCCGAAACGGCTCCCCGCACTCCTCCTCGGCACGGCCCTCGTCGCCAGCGCCCTCGGCATCGGCACCATCGCCTCCGCCGCGGGCACGGACCAGGGAACCTCGTCCGCCGTCGTCGCGGCCAACGCTCACAGCGGACACGTCATGGCCGCGTCCACCCAGGCCTCGGGCGACGACGCCGACGGAGACGGCTACATCCCGGCCGTCCCCCAGGTCACCGGAGTGACACCGTCCACAGCCACCCCGCCCCCGGCCTACCACCACGAGTTCCAGGCCGGCTGCGCCGTCACCCACACCGCGACGGACGACCCGATCGTCTACCCGGGTCAGTTCGGCAAGTCCCATGACCACACGTTCATGGGCAACACCTCCACCAACGCCGCCAGCACCACCGGCTCGCTCTACGGAGGCAACACCACCTGCAAGGCGCCCGCGGACGCCTCGGCGTACTGGATGCCCTCGCTGTACAAGGGCGACCAGAAGATCCTGCCCGTCGGTCCGCAGGTCATCTACTACAAGTCCGGTGTCACCGACTACCGCAGTGTCCGTCCCTTCCCCAAGGGGCTGCGGTACGTCGTCGGCAACCCGATGCAGAGCGCCCAGGAGTTCCGCAGCCACAAGGGCTTCGTCGAGGGCTGGGAATGCGGTGACAGCTTCTTCAACACCGACATCCCGGCGAGCTGTCCGAGCCGGCCCGACGTGCAGCTCAACCTGCGTATGCAGGCGCCCAGCTGCTGGGACGGCAAGTACCTCGACACCCCCAACCACCAGAGCCACATGTCCTACCCGGTGGTCAAGCCCGGCACCAACGACAACATGTGCCCGACCTCCCACCCGGTCGCACTGCCGATGATCGAGTTCAAGATGGCGTGGCCGGTCAACGGCGACATGTCCCAGGTCCGCCTGGCCAGCGGCCGCGGCTACTCCTTCCACTACGACTTCTTCAACGCGTGGGAGGAGCGCACCCTCAAGGCCCTGGTCGACCACTGCATCGTCGGTGGTCTCCAGTGCGACACGAGGGGCTTCGACCTGTACCGCCCCGAACGTGGCACCGTGCTGAACGAAGACCACCGTCTGCCCTGA
- a CDS encoding DUF3048 domain-containing protein → MPTSGTKRSTAAALAGLTLVVTAACGSPGGERAPSATRADVLAVKIDNVAAARPPTGLEKADIVYVEQVEAGLSRILAAYSSDLPPVVGPVRSARETDLELLRQFDEPTLAYSGAQSALQPSIEAAPLDALPPSKAPDAYFRSGDRAAPHNLYVRPGRIPHASTGVNAAEDIGLRFAAPPPGGTPVNERTVSYPSARFTFTWAADRDQWLVSMDRTPARTASGGRLGAATVVLQDVDVQPSRFRDRGGNTSPFSATVGSGSAVVLRDGKSYDVAWERKTAESATGFTTKDGEPMTFATGQLWIVLVPDDAEPAGDH, encoded by the coding sequence ATGCCTACCTCCGGAACGAAGCGATCGACCGCCGCCGCGCTGGCCGGGCTCACGCTCGTCGTCACCGCGGCCTGCGGCAGCCCGGGCGGAGAGAGGGCACCATCCGCAACACGCGCCGACGTTCTCGCCGTGAAGATCGACAACGTAGCCGCGGCCCGGCCCCCGACCGGACTCGAGAAGGCCGACATCGTCTACGTGGAGCAGGTGGAGGCAGGTCTCAGCCGGATACTCGCCGCCTACTCCTCCGACCTGCCACCCGTCGTCGGCCCCGTACGCAGCGCTCGCGAAACCGATCTGGAGCTGCTCCGGCAGTTCGACGAGCCGACGCTCGCGTACTCGGGCGCCCAGTCCGCCCTCCAGCCGTCGATCGAAGCCGCCCCCCTCGACGCGCTGCCGCCGTCGAAGGCACCGGACGCCTATTTCCGCAGCGGGGATCGCGCCGCACCGCACAATCTGTATGTGCGCCCCGGAAGGATCCCGCACGCCTCCACCGGGGTGAACGCCGCCGAGGACATCGGCCTCCGCTTCGCCGCGCCGCCCCCGGGCGGTACCCCCGTCAACGAGCGCACCGTGTCCTACCCGTCGGCACGATTCACCTTCACCTGGGCCGCGGACCGGGACCAGTGGCTGGTGAGCATGGACAGAACCCCGGCCCGTACGGCCTCCGGTGGCCGGCTCGGAGCCGCCACAGTGGTCCTGCAGGACGTGGACGTGCAGCCTTCACGCTTCCGGGACCGCGGCGGAAACACCTCACCCTTCAGCGCGACCGTGGGGTCCGGCTCGGCGGTGGTCCTGCGCGACGGCAAGTCGTACGACGTGGCATGGGAACGGAAGACCGCCGAGTCGGCGACCGGCTTCACCACCAAGGACGGCGAGCCGATGACGTTCGCGACCGGCCAGCTCTGGATCGTGCTCGTACCCGATGACGCGGAGCCGGCCGGAGATCATTGA
- a CDS encoding discoidin domain-containing protein gives MSLAASPPPRGRVRRGLASAVVTALAATLLAVVPTTTAQAAPALLSQGKPVTASSQEHYGTPAADAVDGNLGTRWSSAASDGQWLQVDLGSSTSLSQVVLRWEGAYAKAYRIELSTDGTNWSTAYSTTTGAGGTETLAISGTARYVRMQGVTRATGYGYSLWEFQVYGGGGDGGPALPGGGDLGPNVHVIDPSTPNIQGKLDQVFQEQESAQFGSGRHAFLFKPGTYNNLNAQIGFYTQIAGLGLRPGDTTINGDVTVDAGWFNGNATQNFWRGAEGLTLNPANGTNRWAVSQASSFRRMHVKGGLNLAPNGYGWASGGYIADSKIDGQIGNYSQQQWYTRDSSIGSWSNSVWNQTFSGVEGAPATSFPEPRYTTLDTTPVSREKPYLYLDGNEYKVFTPAKRTNARGTSWAGGTPQGDSIPLSQFYVVKPGATAATINQALAQGLNLLFTPGVYHVDRTINVNRANTVVLGLGLATIIPDNGVTAMKVADVDGVKLAGFLIDAGPVNSPTLLEIGPQGAGADHTANPTTVQDVYIRIGGAGAGKATTSMVVNSDDAIIDHTWVWRADHGEGWGWETNRADYGVRVNGDDVLATGLFVEHFNKYDVEWYGERGKTIFYQNEKAYDAPNQAAIQNGATKGYAAYRVDDSVNTHEAWGLGSYCNYNVDPTIVQDHGFKAPVKPGVKFHSLLVVSLGGMGHYNHVINNTGASTIPAGTSTVPSTVVSFP, from the coding sequence ATGTCTCTTGCGGCCTCGCCGCCACCCCGCGGCCGCGTGCGGCGCGGTCTCGCGAGTGCCGTCGTCACCGCGTTGGCCGCCACGCTCCTGGCGGTGGTTCCGACGACCACGGCGCAGGCAGCTCCTGCGCTGCTGTCGCAGGGCAAGCCCGTCACGGCTTCGAGCCAGGAGCACTACGGGACCCCGGCGGCCGACGCGGTCGACGGGAATCTCGGAACCCGCTGGTCGAGCGCCGCGTCCGACGGGCAGTGGCTGCAGGTGGACCTGGGCAGCTCCACCTCGCTCAGCCAGGTGGTACTGCGCTGGGAGGGGGCGTACGCCAAGGCTTACCGCATCGAACTGTCGACGGACGGCACCAACTGGTCGACGGCCTACTCGACCACGACGGGCGCGGGCGGCACCGAGACCCTCGCGATATCCGGCACGGCCAGGTACGTGCGTATGCAGGGTGTGACGCGAGCGACCGGATACGGCTACTCGCTCTGGGAGTTCCAGGTGTACGGCGGTGGGGGCGACGGCGGTCCGGCGCTGCCCGGCGGCGGTGATCTCGGCCCCAACGTGCACGTCATCGATCCTTCGACCCCGAACATCCAGGGCAAGCTGGACCAGGTGTTCCAGGAGCAGGAGTCGGCCCAGTTCGGTTCCGGCCGGCACGCCTTCCTCTTCAAGCCCGGCACGTACAACAACCTCAACGCGCAGATCGGCTTCTACACCCAGATCGCCGGCCTCGGGCTGCGGCCGGGTGACACCACCATCAACGGTGACGTGACCGTCGACGCCGGCTGGTTCAACGGCAACGCCACCCAGAACTTCTGGCGCGGTGCGGAGGGGCTGACCCTCAACCCGGCCAACGGCACCAACCGGTGGGCCGTCTCGCAGGCGTCCTCCTTCCGCCGCATGCACGTCAAGGGCGGCCTCAACCTGGCGCCGAACGGCTACGGCTGGGCCAGCGGCGGGTACATCGCCGACTCGAAGATCGACGGCCAGATCGGCAACTACTCACAGCAGCAGTGGTACACCCGGGACAGCTCCATCGGCAGCTGGTCCAACAGCGTCTGGAACCAGACCTTCTCCGGCGTCGAAGGCGCTCCGGCCACCTCGTTCCCCGAGCCCCGCTACACCACGCTCGACACCACCCCGGTCTCCCGCGAGAAGCCGTACCTCTACCTGGACGGCAACGAGTACAAGGTGTTCACCCCCGCCAAGCGCACCAACGCGCGTGGCACCAGCTGGGCCGGCGGAACCCCGCAGGGTGACTCCATTCCGCTCAGCCAGTTCTACGTGGTGAAGCCGGGTGCCACCGCCGCCACGATCAACCAGGCGCTGGCCCAGGGCCTGAACCTCCTGTTCACCCCGGGCGTCTACCACGTCGACCGGACCATCAACGTGAACCGCGCGAACACCGTCGTGCTCGGCCTCGGCCTCGCCACGATCATCCCGGACAACGGGGTCACGGCGATGAAGGTGGCCGACGTCGACGGCGTCAAGCTCGCCGGCTTCCTGATCGACGCCGGACCTGTCAACTCCCCGACCCTGCTGGAGATCGGGCCGCAGGGCGCCGGTGCGGACCACACCGCCAACCCCACCACCGTGCAGGACGTGTACATCCGCATCGGCGGCGCCGGCGCGGGCAAGGCCACCACCAGCATGGTCGTGAACAGTGACGACGCGATCATCGACCACACCTGGGTCTGGCGTGCCGACCACGGCGAGGGCTGGGGCTGGGAGACCAACCGTGCCGACTACGGCGTCCGGGTCAACGGTGACGACGTGCTGGCCACCGGCCTGTTCGTCGAGCACTTCAACAAGTACGACGTCGAGTGGTACGGCGAGCGGGGCAAGACGATCTTCTACCAGAACGAGAAGGCGTACGACGCCCCCAACCAGGCCGCCATCCAGAACGGCGCCACCAAGGGGTACGCCGCCTACCGCGTCGACGACTCGGTGAACACCCACGAGGCGTGGGGCCTCGGCAGCTACTGCAACTACAACGTGGACCCGACCATCGTGCAGGACCACGGCTTCAAGGCGCCCGTCAAGCCTGGGGTGAAGTTCCACAGCCTCCTGGTGGTGTCCCTCGGTGGAATGGGCCACTACAACCACGTCATCAACAACACCGGGGCGTCCACCATCCCGGCCGGGACCTCGACCGTGCCGTCGACCGTCGTCTCCTTCCCCTGA
- a CDS encoding aspartate aminotransferase family protein produces MNGYIPALGGTEGSRSWFERAQGSLAGGISSSSRLTSTGPHPYPLYMVSGSGARITDVDGNEYIDYLISYGSAVLGHASPLLTDALTQVLHSGTMFGTCNVPEVELAELICRMVPCADLVRYANSGSEAVQGAVRAARGYTGRSTILKFEGHYHGWSDTLAISNRPSAAEAGPYATPRPVPHSPGIPAGVVDDVVVCPWNDPAALRDVLDAHADLAAVICEPIVANNACTMPDPGYLDLLREECTARGVVLIFDEVCTGFRTGPGGAQTLFGVLPDIAVFSKALGGGLPIAAFAGRRAVMEPLARGEVKHGGTYNASPLCATAALVTLRALNDPAVTKRIDETGRRLMESVRRAAHDNRVPCAVQGVGAMFQVVFSADGAPTRRYRDLLSADGSRYDAFRHELLKRGVHSNAYAMACWFVPAVVSEDDLSATCRAVEEAFTALR; encoded by the coding sequence ATGAATGGCTACATCCCGGCACTGGGCGGTACCGAGGGCAGCCGGTCCTGGTTCGAGCGGGCGCAGGGCTCGCTGGCCGGCGGGATCAGCTCCTCCTCCCGGCTCACCTCCACCGGACCGCACCCGTACCCGTTGTACATGGTGAGCGGCTCGGGGGCCCGGATCACGGACGTCGACGGCAACGAGTACATCGACTACCTCATCTCGTACGGCAGTGCCGTACTCGGCCACGCTTCGCCGCTGCTCACCGACGCGCTCACCCAGGTCCTGCACTCGGGGACGATGTTCGGGACGTGCAACGTTCCCGAGGTGGAACTGGCGGAGCTCATCTGCCGGATGGTCCCGTGCGCCGATCTCGTGCGGTACGCCAACTCGGGCAGCGAAGCAGTCCAGGGAGCCGTACGCGCAGCCCGCGGGTACACAGGACGGTCCACGATTCTCAAGTTCGAAGGGCACTACCACGGCTGGAGCGACACCCTGGCCATCTCCAACCGGCCGTCCGCCGCCGAGGCCGGGCCCTACGCGACACCGCGCCCCGTCCCTCACTCACCCGGCATTCCGGCCGGCGTCGTCGACGACGTGGTGGTCTGTCCGTGGAACGACCCCGCCGCGCTGCGGGACGTCCTGGACGCCCACGCAGACCTGGCGGCCGTGATCTGCGAGCCGATCGTCGCCAACAACGCCTGCACCATGCCCGACCCGGGCTATCTGGATCTGCTCCGCGAGGAGTGCACAGCACGCGGCGTGGTGCTGATCTTCGACGAGGTGTGCACCGGGTTCCGTACGGGCCCCGGCGGGGCACAGACGCTGTTCGGCGTCCTGCCGGACATCGCGGTGTTCTCCAAGGCGCTCGGTGGCGGGCTGCCGATCGCCGCGTTCGCGGGGCGCCGGGCCGTGATGGAACCGCTGGCCCGCGGCGAGGTCAAGCACGGAGGCACCTACAACGCCTCCCCGCTGTGCGCGACAGCCGCACTCGTCACCCTCCGAGCACTGAACGACCCCGCCGTCACCAAACGCATCGACGAGACGGGCCGGCGCCTGATGGAGTCCGTCCGCCGGGCGGCACACGACAACCGGGTGCCCTGCGCGGTCCAAGGCGTCGGCGCGATGTTCCAGGTGGTCTTCTCCGCGGACGGCGCGCCCACCCGGCGCTACCGCGACCTGCTCAGCGCCGACGGGAGCCGCTACGACGCCTTCCGCCACGAACTGCTCAAGCGCGGCGTGCACTCCAACGCGTACGCCATGGCCTGCTGGTTCGTTCCCGCCGTGGTCTCCGAGGACGACCTGTCCGCCACCTGCCGGGCCGTGGAGGAAGCGTTCACGGCCCTGAGATGA